From the Acaryochloris thomasi RCC1774 genome, one window contains:
- a CDS encoding M23 family metallopeptidase, translated as MSVITLLCLPQDGRSVLQAGLGGTGSADFYPPQKHQASRNYRSPTPVAQLEPTMASPLQGFCHPLKGSGYLSQGIRSGTHRGRTEFAYDLAIAIGSPVYAMNRGRVIAREDRYPDDGGGRSKISKFNYIWIEHADGHRSAYLHLQQGFGRKVALREGSWVKAGQLIGYSGNSGFSTAPHLHIEVQEPGSLGKFTKTVPFSIAENCSGGQISRSAG; from the coding sequence TTGTCCGTCATCACGCTCCTTTGCCTCCCCCAAGATGGGCGTAGCGTTTTGCAGGCAGGTCTTGGGGGCACTGGCTCTGCAGATTTTTACCCTCCTCAAAAGCACCAGGCTTCCAGAAATTACCGCAGCCCGACGCCTGTTGCTCAGCTCGAGCCAACGATGGCGTCCCCTCTCCAGGGCTTTTGTCATCCGCTTAAGGGGAGTGGCTATCTCTCTCAAGGGATTCGCAGCGGTACTCATAGAGGTCGTACTGAGTTTGCCTATGATCTTGCGATCGCAATTGGTTCTCCGGTCTACGCAATGAATCGGGGGCGCGTGATTGCCCGAGAGGATCGCTACCCTGACGACGGCGGCGGCAGAAGCAAGATCAGCAAGTTTAACTATATTTGGATTGAGCATGCAGATGGTCATCGCTCTGCCTATCTCCATTTGCAGCAGGGCTTTGGCCGCAAAGTTGCTCTTAGGGAGGGGAGCTGGGTCAAGGCCGGCCAGCTAATCGGCTATAGCGGCAACTCAGGCTTTAGTACAGCCCCTCATTTACACATCGAAGTTCAAGAACCAGGGAGTCTTGGTAAATTCACCAAGACCGTTCCTTTCTCAATTGCTGAGAACTGCAGTGGTGGACAAATTTCTAGGAGCGCAGGCTAA